One window of the Pseudofrankia sp. DC12 genome contains the following:
- a CDS encoding ABC transporter substrate-binding protein: MSILRRLAPGSRAWRHTFVAAAASAGLLALAACGGGNSPAASSAATGAPKAGGTLKVSFFPDNPALSCIDPFQVYWIEHRTIIRNFADSLTDQEPATGKIVPWLAKSWEISSDGLNYTFHLRDGITFSNGRKLDAQAVADDAAGWIATARASSGAAYGSSYIQGLTGASVLDPLTVKLTLSQPNSSFLQATSTTNLAITDPAEYTETPTQRCLGQGVIGSGQFVLDHYTPKVETVLTKRPTPYNWASSLVKNQGSAYLDKVTFNYVAEDSVRTGNLVSGAIDVAWPRNPFTVQDAKLITSSGDTLEKRSLPGVSYTQFANTADGHVLSDLQVRKALLKSVDLKTYAATVYGPDHPVVQGVFDSTTPYFKSESAKLAYDPAGAAKILDADGWVLGSDGYRHKDGKVLALDYPVTQFSAGPELLQAQLKKVGIDLKLRTLTPAEQTTYTRTGAYDLTANYFTRAAPGALQYILNPDVANSKALAANSAPPEVTAHIRELFAQALQTTDESQVAKAYGELQDYLIDQGVTFPLFERVQEAGVSGHVHGFAFTSESFLRLNDVWKDTGA, encoded by the coding sequence ATGTCCATCCTCAGACGCCTCGCCCCGGGTTCCCGGGCCTGGCGCCACACCTTCGTCGCGGCCGCGGCCAGTGCCGGGCTGCTCGCCCTGGCCGCCTGCGGCGGCGGGAACTCCCCGGCAGCCTCGTCGGCGGCCACGGGCGCACCCAAGGCCGGCGGCACGCTGAAGGTCTCGTTCTTCCCGGACAACCCGGCCCTGTCCTGCATCGACCCCTTCCAGGTCTACTGGATCGAGCACCGCACGATCATCCGCAACTTCGCCGACTCGCTGACCGACCAGGAACCGGCGACCGGCAAGATCGTTCCCTGGCTCGCCAAGAGCTGGGAGATCAGCTCCGACGGGCTGAACTACACGTTCCACCTGCGTGATGGCATCACGTTCTCCAACGGCAGGAAGCTCGACGCCCAGGCCGTCGCCGACGACGCGGCCGGCTGGATCGCGACGGCCAGGGCGAGCAGCGGCGCCGCGTACGGCTCCTCCTACATCCAGGGCCTCACCGGCGCGTCGGTCCTGGACCCGCTGACGGTCAAGCTGACGCTTTCGCAGCCGAACTCGTCCTTCCTGCAGGCCACCTCGACGACGAACCTGGCCATCACCGACCCGGCCGAGTACACCGAGACCCCGACCCAGCGCTGCCTGGGCCAGGGCGTGATCGGATCCGGGCAGTTCGTGCTCGACCACTACACGCCCAAGGTCGAGACCGTGCTGACCAAGCGGCCGACCCCGTACAACTGGGCGTCGAGCCTGGTCAAGAACCAGGGCAGCGCCTACCTGGACAAGGTGACCTTCAACTACGTCGCCGAGGACAGCGTCCGCACCGGCAACCTGGTCTCGGGCGCGATCGACGTCGCCTGGCCGCGCAACCCGTTCACGGTCCAGGACGCGAAGCTCATCACCTCCTCCGGTGACACCCTCGAGAAGCGCTCGCTGCCCGGCGTCTCCTACACCCAGTTCGCCAACACGGCCGACGGCCACGTGCTGAGCGACCTGCAGGTCCGCAAGGCGCTGCTGAAGTCGGTGGACCTCAAGACGTACGCGGCGACCGTGTACGGACCGGACCACCCGGTCGTGCAGGGCGTCTTCGACTCCACGACGCCCTATTTCAAGTCCGAGTCCGCGAAGCTGGCCTACGACCCGGCCGGCGCCGCGAAGATTCTCGACGCGGACGGCTGGGTGCTCGGGTCCGACGGCTACCGCCACAAGGACGGCAAGGTCCTGGCCCTGGACTACCCGGTGACCCAGTTCTCCGCGGGGCCGGAGCTGCTGCAGGCCCAGCTGAAGAAGGTCGGCATCGACCTGAAGCTGCGGACGCTGACCCCGGCCGAGCAGACGACCTACACCAGGACCGGGGCCTACGACCTGACGGCGAACTACTTCACCCGGGCGGCCCCCGGCGCGCTGCAGTACATCCTCAACCCGGACGTCGCGAACTCGAAGGCCCTGGCGGCCAACTCGGCACCGCCCGAGGTGACCGCGCACATCAGGGAGCTCTTCGCCCAGGCGCTGCAGACCACCGATGAGAGCCAGGTCGCGAAGGCCTACGGCGAGCTGCAGGACTACCTGATCGACCAGGGCGTCACGTTCCCGCTGTTCGAGCGGGTGCAGGAGGCCGGCGTCTCCGGCCACGTCCACGGCTTCGCCTTCACGTCGGAAAGCTTCCTGCGGCTCAACGACGTCTGGAAGGACACCGGGGCCTAA
- a CDS encoding ABC transporter permease has product MTRYVVGRVLQAIVVLWAAFTLTFAILYLLPSDPMQLQLGAAGIEEDSLTPAQLAVEKHRFGLDESIWTQYWHHLSGAVRGDFGTSIAQGVPVTHLLGQRAGQTLLLSLLAAILALVVGTALALVATFVRWNPLRIFLTRLPALGASFPQFFVALLLIDLFSFQLGWFPANGTQGIGSEVMPVVTIAVLVSSVFAQVLIKSFEETLSQPYIVTARAKGLSRSAVHVRHAFRNAALPAVTVLGVFAGLTVTSSIVVESVFTREGVGRLAQESVLSQDVPVVLAVVTVTAAMFVFINLAVDLLYPLLDPRISPAGGRKVTAPSAPVEVGSL; this is encoded by the coding sequence ATGACCCGATACGTCGTGGGACGCGTGCTCCAGGCGATCGTCGTGCTCTGGGCCGCGTTCACCCTCACCTTCGCGATCCTGTACCTGCTGCCCAGCGATCCGATGCAGCTGCAGCTCGGCGCCGCGGGCATCGAGGAGGACAGCCTCACTCCCGCCCAGCTGGCCGTCGAGAAACACCGGTTCGGCCTCGACGAGTCGATCTGGACGCAGTACTGGCACCACCTGTCCGGCGCGGTGCGCGGCGACTTCGGTACCTCGATCGCCCAGGGCGTCCCGGTCACCCACCTGCTCGGGCAGCGGGCTGGCCAGACCCTGCTGCTCTCGCTGCTCGCGGCGATCCTGGCGCTGGTCGTCGGGACCGCGTTGGCCCTTGTGGCGACCTTCGTGCGCTGGAACCCGCTGCGGATCTTCCTGACCCGGCTGCCGGCACTCGGCGCGTCTTTCCCGCAGTTCTTCGTGGCGTTGCTGCTCATCGACCTCTTCTCGTTCCAGCTCGGCTGGTTCCCAGCGAACGGAACTCAGGGCATCGGCTCCGAGGTGATGCCGGTCGTCACCATCGCGGTGCTGGTCTCGTCGGTGTTCGCGCAGGTTCTCATCAAGAGTTTCGAGGAGACGCTGAGCCAGCCCTACATCGTCACCGCCCGCGCCAAGGGCCTGTCGCGGTCCGCCGTCCACGTGCGGCACGCGTTCCGCAACGCGGCGCTGCCGGCCGTGACCGTCCTCGGCGTCTTCGCCGGCCTCACGGTCACCAGCTCGATCGTCGTCGAGTCGGTCTTCACCCGGGAGGGCGTCGGCCGGCTGGCTCAGGAGTCGGTGCTGTCCCAGGACGTGCCCGTGGTCCTCGCGGTGGTGACCGTCACCGCGGCCATGTTCGTGTTCATCAACCTCGCCGTGGACCTTCTCTACCCGCTGCTCGACCCGCGGATCTCGCCCGCGGGCGGCCGGAAGGTAACGGCACCCAGCGCACCCGTGGAGGTGGGGAGCCTGTGA
- a CDS encoding ABC transporter permease: MTDHALLAPGQAADQPPAGAASAPAGAAPAGGDGSAAPAPSPAAAAHAVSADAAVNSVSVTGPATAVSRAAREPGGRRDALRGAALAQLARKPMFLLALLYVLFVVVSAFAPGLFTSFGPNDVHTDAVVQAPSIHHLFGTDTYGRDLFSRVLHGSALTIKATLLALGIAGVAGLTIGVVAGFAGGFVDALLMRVVDVLLAIPNLLLALSIVTAIGYGTLPVAFAVGVAIVPGFARTTRAEVLRVRTLPYVEAARAGGASWSRVLLRHILPNSWGPVAVLAVLDGGVAIIAIASLSFLGFGAKPPAAEWGTLIANGRNYLLTASWISLLPGLFVALVVLSLNHISKTMQELER, from the coding sequence GTGACCGATCACGCCCTTCTGGCCCCCGGCCAGGCAGCTGACCAGCCGCCGGCCGGCGCCGCGTCAGCCCCGGCCGGCGCGGCGCCGGCCGGCGGAGACGGATCGGCGGCGCCGGCGCCGAGCCCAGCAGCGGCCGCCCACGCGGTGTCGGCCGACGCGGCCGTGAACTCGGTCAGCGTGACCGGGCCGGCCACCGCCGTCTCCAGGGCGGCGCGGGAGCCGGGCGGGCGGCGGGACGCGCTGCGGGGGGCGGCCCTCGCGCAGCTCGCCCGCAAGCCGATGTTCCTCCTGGCGCTGCTCTACGTGCTGTTCGTCGTGGTGTCCGCGTTCGCGCCAGGTCTTTTCACCTCGTTTGGGCCGAACGACGTCCACACGGACGCCGTCGTCCAGGCTCCGAGCATTCACCACCTGTTCGGCACGGACACCTACGGACGGGACCTGTTCAGCCGGGTGCTGCACGGCTCGGCGCTGACCATCAAGGCCACCCTGCTAGCGCTGGGCATCGCGGGCGTCGCCGGCCTCACGATCGGCGTCGTCGCGGGCTTCGCCGGCGGGTTCGTCGACGCGCTGCTGATGCGGGTCGTCGACGTGCTGCTGGCGATCCCCAACCTGCTGCTCGCCCTGTCGATCGTCACGGCCATCGGGTACGGGACCCTTCCCGTGGCGTTCGCGGTCGGCGTCGCGATCGTTCCGGGGTTCGCCCGCACCACCCGGGCCGAGGTACTGCGGGTCAGGACGCTGCCCTACGTGGAGGCTGCCCGCGCGGGCGGCGCTTCGTGGAGCCGGGTGCTGCTGCGGCACATCCTGCCGAACTCCTGGGGCCCGGTCGCGGTGCTCGCCGTCCTGGACGGCGGCGTCGCGATCATCGCGATCGCGTCGCTGAGCTTCCTCGGGTTCGGCGCCAAACCGCCGGCCGCCGAGTGGGGGACGCTGATCGCGAACGGGCGCAACTACCTGCTCACCGCCTCCTGGATCAGCCTGCTGCCCGGTCTGTTCGTGGCCCTGGTCGTGCTGTCTCTCAACCACATCTCGAAGACGATGCAGGAGCTGGAACGGTGA
- a CDS encoding ABC transporter ATP-binding protein: protein MPAAELSSPALVEIRGLDVGYVRHRTAHPAVVGLDLTVRSGEIVAVVGESGSGKTTTANAVIGLLPANGRITAGSAVVDGVETAGAGESILRRLRGSAVGLVPQDPMVGLNPTTRIGAQIAEAVKLRGVRGPAVAAEVLEFLEQAGVPEPELRARQYPHELSGGLRQRVLIAIALAGRPKLIIADEPTSALDVTVEQKILDHLTGLVREQGIALLLITHDLAVAADRADRVIVMRGGRIVEQGDPRTILVRPREAYTRALIAAAPGLAHGGVVVPRFDVRGQPLPEPILTLTEIRKTFPTNDARRGQRGFNALDGVSIRVPRGQTHALVGESGCGKTTTLRVALGLEKPTSGSVVLDGIEIGGLSWGRQRPLRRRAQLVQQNPFAALDPRFTVKQSITEPLVAMKIGDRRSRHARARELLDQVALPASYLDRLPAELSGGQRQRVAIARALAPSPDLLMLDEPVSALDVLVQEQILRLLSELQTELGLSYLFVSHDLAVVAEISHTVSVMSQGRVVEEGPVAEVFTSPRSPHTRELIDAIPGQRTAARAREDTLPATAGS, encoded by the coding sequence ATGCCGGCGGCCGAGCTGTCGTCCCCGGCACTGGTCGAGATCCGCGGTCTGGACGTCGGCTACGTCCGCCATCGCACGGCGCACCCCGCCGTCGTCGGGCTGGACCTGACGGTCCGCTCCGGCGAGATCGTCGCCGTCGTCGGCGAGTCCGGCTCCGGCAAGACCACCACCGCGAACGCCGTCATCGGGCTGCTTCCGGCGAACGGACGGATCACCGCCGGCTCGGCCGTCGTCGACGGCGTCGAGACCGCGGGGGCCGGCGAGAGCATCCTGCGGCGGCTGCGCGGATCCGCGGTCGGGCTCGTCCCTCAGGACCCGATGGTCGGCCTCAACCCGACCACCCGGATCGGCGCGCAGATCGCCGAGGCGGTGAAGCTGCGCGGGGTCCGTGGCCCGGCGGTGGCCGCCGAGGTGCTGGAGTTCCTCGAGCAGGCGGGTGTCCCCGAACCCGAGCTGCGCGCCAGGCAGTACCCGCACGAGCTGTCCGGCGGGCTGCGCCAGCGAGTCCTGATCGCGATCGCGCTGGCCGGCCGGCCGAAGCTGATCATCGCCGATGAGCCGACCAGCGCGCTGGACGTCACGGTCGAGCAGAAGATCCTCGACCATCTCACCGGCCTGGTCCGGGAGCAGGGCATCGCGCTGCTTCTCATCACCCACGACCTGGCCGTCGCGGCGGACCGGGCCGACCGGGTGATCGTCATGCGCGGCGGGCGGATCGTCGAGCAGGGCGACCCGCGGACGATCCTCGTCCGGCCCCGGGAGGCGTACACCCGCGCGCTCATCGCGGCCGCGCCCGGTCTCGCCCACGGCGGCGTGGTCGTGCCTCGCTTCGACGTGCGCGGCCAGCCGCTCCCCGAGCCCATCCTGACCCTGACCGAGATCCGCAAGACCTTCCCCACGAACGACGCGCGCCGGGGCCAGCGTGGCTTCAACGCGCTGGACGGCGTATCCATCCGGGTGCCGCGTGGCCAGACGCACGCCCTGGTCGGAGAGTCCGGCTGCGGCAAGACCACGACGCTACGGGTCGCGCTCGGCCTGGAGAAGCCGACCAGCGGTTCGGTCGTGCTGGACGGCATTGAGATCGGCGGCCTGTCCTGGGGCAGGCAGCGGCCGCTGCGGCGGCGGGCGCAGCTGGTGCAGCAGAACCCGTTCGCCGCGCTCGACCCCCGGTTCACCGTCAAGCAGTCGATCACCGAGCCGCTGGTGGCGATGAAGATCGGCGACCGGCGCAGCCGGCACGCCCGCGCGAGGGAGCTGCTCGACCAGGTCGCGCTGCCGGCGTCCTATCTCGACCGGCTGCCCGCAGAGCTGTCCGGCGGCCAGCGTCAGCGGGTCGCGATCGCCAGAGCCCTGGCGCCCAGCCCGGATCTGTTGATGCTCGACGAGCCGGTGAGCGCGCTCGACGTCTTGGTGCAGGAGCAGATCCTGCGGCTGCTCAGCGAGCTGCAGACCGAGCTCGGACTGTCCTACCTGTTCGTCTCCCATGACCTGGCCGTCGTCGCGGAGATCTCCCACACGGTGTCGGTGATGAGCCAGGGGCGGGTCGTCGAGGAGGGGCCGGTCGCCGAGGTGTTCACCAGCCCGCGCAGCCCGCACACCAGGGAGCTCATCGATGCCATCCCCGGGCAACGCACCGCGGCCCGGGCGCGGGAGGACACGTTGCCGGCAACCGCTGGCTCCTGA
- a CDS encoding LLM class flavin-dependent oxidoreductase, whose amino-acid sequence MTTLANAEHAEHAEGSARRPTKRLGFNTRVSFPTGEAARGLREGIELFVAAEALGYQSGWAYQRHFDNYLSSPLPFFAAAGQHTTTITLGSAVIPMRYQDPILLAEAAGTADLLTCGRLQLAFSSGTDSWDEVFGAVATDARTEGQRRLARFLAGVAGETIHTVTGQRGPAGPPAGTALKVTPHSPGLRDRIWYGSGHIASAVNAARQGLRLITGTILHEVTEESFPEYQARLIGEYRAAWTTAHGTPPPPVAVAASVLPGTTAELRATYAAYDLERRTQGPAASRPKGALAPTFSADLPKGFLMSPVYHGAPDTVAAAVLADQGLAAADELVLFLPPAFGLAENVRLLTDLARTVAPALGWTPAS is encoded by the coding sequence ATGACCACGCTCGCCAACGCCGAGCATGCCGAGCATGCCGAGGGCTCGGCCCGGCGGCCCACGAAGCGGCTCGGGTTCAACACCCGGGTCTCGTTCCCGACCGGCGAGGCGGCCCGCGGCCTGCGCGAGGGCATCGAGCTGTTCGTGGCCGCCGAGGCGCTCGGCTACCAGTCCGGCTGGGCCTACCAGCGGCACTTCGACAACTACCTGTCCTCGCCGCTGCCGTTCTTCGCCGCCGCCGGCCAGCACACCACGACCATCACCCTGGGCAGCGCGGTCATCCCGATGCGCTACCAGGACCCGATCCTGCTGGCCGAGGCCGCCGGCACCGCCGACCTGCTGACCTGCGGCCGGCTGCAGCTGGCGTTCTCCAGCGGCACCGACAGCTGGGACGAGGTCTTCGGCGCCGTCGCGACGGATGCCCGGACCGAGGGCCAGCGGCGGCTGGCCCGGTTCCTCGCCGGCGTCGCGGGCGAGACCATCCACACCGTCACCGGACAGCGCGGCCCCGCGGGGCCGCCGGCCGGCACGGCCCTGAAGGTCACCCCGCACAGCCCGGGCCTGCGCGACCGGATCTGGTACGGCTCGGGCCACATCGCCTCCGCGGTGAACGCCGCCCGCCAGGGGCTGCGCCTCATCACCGGCACGATCCTGCACGAGGTGACCGAGGAGTCCTTCCCCGAGTACCAGGCCAGGCTGATCGGGGAGTACCGCGCCGCCTGGACCACCGCGCACGGCACCCCGCCGCCGCCGGTCGCGGTCGCGGCGTCGGTGCTACCGGGGACGACCGCCGAGCTGCGCGCGACCTACGCGGCCTACGACCTGGAACGGCGCACCCAGGGGCCGGCCGCGTCCCGGCCGAAGGGCGCTTTGGCACCCACCTTCTCGGCCGACCTGCCCAAGGGCTTCCTGATGAGCCCCGTCTACCACGGTGCCCCCGACACCGTCGCCGCGGCGGTCCTGGCCGACCAGGGCCTCGCCGCCGCGGACGAGCTGGTGCTGTTCCTGCCGCCGGCGTTCGGCCTGGCGGAGAACGTCCGGCTGCTGACCGACCTGGCCCGGACCGTCGCGCCCGCACTCGGCTGGACGCCCGCCAGCTGA
- a CDS encoding flavin reductase family protein, whose product MTVSHATGPVTDPSLFTAVLSHFASGLTVISSTSEGQPVGLTCQSFFSLSLDPPMVAFSVARRSKSFAVIRRTGDFVVNVLSAEQRDVSAAMARSGTDKWSGVRWEQGELTGHPVIDGTLAHLECRIAAEYDGGDHVIVTAHVLGLGHATHETARPLLFYRSGYHGLAEHAHA is encoded by the coding sequence ATGACTGTCAGCCACGCGACCGGACCGGTCACCGACCCCTCCCTGTTCACCGCCGTCCTGAGCCACTTCGCCTCCGGCCTGACCGTCATCAGCTCCACGAGCGAGGGGCAGCCGGTGGGACTCACCTGTCAGTCCTTCTTCAGCCTGTCGCTCGACCCGCCGATGGTCGCGTTCTCGGTGGCCCGGAGGTCGAAGTCCTTCGCGGTGATCCGGCGCACCGGCGACTTCGTCGTCAACGTGCTGTCCGCCGAGCAGCGGGACGTGAGCGCCGCGATGGCCCGCAGCGGTACCGACAAGTGGTCGGGCGTCCGGTGGGAGCAGGGCGAGCTCACGGGCCATCCGGTCATCGACGGAACGCTGGCGCATCTGGAGTGCCGGATCGCGGCCGAGTACGACGGCGGCGACCATGTGATCGTCACCGCGCACGTCCTCGGGCTCGGTCACGCGACCCACGAGACAGCCCGCCCGCTGCTGTTCTACCGGTCGGGCTACCACGGCCTGGCCGAGCACGCCCACGCCTGA
- a CDS encoding ChaB family protein, with protein sequence MPGRQDMPSTVARSSRKAQDTWVKTHDSAIKQYGAGRRASQTAYAALKHSFEKVGDHWEVKAGGAKGPSDAQAATPRTVQRTSHGGVDTQATKAHLLEIARRLDIRGRSSMTKAQLVTAIEKANTAATSKARRH encoded by the coding sequence ATGCCCGGCAGGCAGGACATGCCGTCGACCGTCGCGCGGTCGTCGCGCAAGGCCCAGGACACCTGGGTGAAGACCCACGACTCGGCCATCAAGCAGTACGGCGCGGGCCGCCGCGCGAGCCAGACCGCGTACGCCGCGCTCAAGCACTCGTTCGAGAAGGTCGGTGATCACTGGGAGGTCAAGGCGGGGGGCGCGAAGGGCCCGTCCGACGCCCAGGCGGCGACTCCGCGCACCGTTCAGCGAACCAGCCACGGCGGGGTCGACACCCAGGCGACCAAGGCCCACCTGCTCGAGATCGCCCGACGCCTCGACATACGCGGCCGGTCGTCGATGACCAAGGCCCAGCTGGTGACCGCCATCGAGAAGGCCAACACGGCCGCGACCTCGAAGGCCCGCCGCCACTGA
- a CDS encoding aldo/keto reductase, whose protein sequence is MATVPTRPMNDGHPLPVLGLGTYRTDDAAAAEAVRAGLAAGYRLIDTAASYYNEAGVGQGIATSDVPRDEILVTTKLMGVDHGYEPALRAFDESRKRLGLEYVDLYLIHWPLPRLDRYVESWRALLRLRDDGLVRSVGVSNFNPAHIDRLIAETGVAPAVNQVEMHPYFAQEAVRAYDEAHGIVTQAWQPLARKTALLTEPPLAELAARHGVTPAQVVLRWHLQRGVVPIPKSATPTRQRANLDIFGFTLTDAEMAAIVDRPQSRSGADPDDPALT, encoded by the coding sequence ATGGCGACCGTGCCGACCAGGCCGATGAACGACGGCCACCCGCTGCCCGTGCTCGGGCTGGGGACCTACCGGACCGATGACGCGGCGGCGGCCGAGGCCGTCCGGGCCGGGCTCGCGGCGGGCTACCGGCTGATCGACACCGCCGCGTCGTACTACAACGAGGCCGGCGTCGGGCAGGGCATCGCCACGAGCGACGTGCCCCGCGACGAGATCCTGGTGACCACGAAGCTGATGGGCGTCGACCACGGCTACGAGCCGGCGCTGCGCGCGTTCGACGAGTCCCGCAAGCGGCTCGGCCTGGAGTACGTAGATCTCTACCTGATCCACTGGCCGCTGCCGCGCCTCGACCGGTATGTCGAGTCCTGGCGGGCACTGCTGCGCCTGCGCGACGACGGGCTGGTCCGGTCGGTCGGCGTCTCGAACTTCAACCCGGCCCACATCGACCGCCTGATCGCGGAGACGGGCGTCGCCCCGGCCGTCAACCAGGTCGAGATGCACCCGTACTTCGCCCAGGAAGCGGTGCGTGCCTATGACGAGGCGCACGGCATCGTCACGCAGGCCTGGCAGCCGCTGGCCCGCAAGACCGCCCTGCTGACCGAGCCGCCGCTCGCCGAGCTCGCCGCCCGCCACGGCGTGACGCCCGCGCAGGTCGTGCTGCGCTGGCACCTGCAGCGCGGCGTGGTCCCGATCCCGAAGTCCGCGACGCCCACCCGGCAGCGGGCGAACCTCGACATCTTCGGCTTCACCCTCACCGACGCCGAGATGGCGGCGATCGTCGACCGACCGCAGAGCCGCAGCGGCGCCGACCCCGACGACCCGGCCCTGACCTAG
- a CDS encoding GNAT family N-acetyltransferase yields MGEPIVRDAAPGDLAEVRAIADEHEIRAGWPDGAPDFLDLERAAGRLMVAVAGDGVVEGFAGTLTRGTLTHLGDLFIAARAQSGGHGRRLLDAVLPPAGADVVTFASSDRRAQALYLRYGLVPGQPLWYLRGGPAARLGVGAELRAASSEEVAGLDAAASGGERARHLAWYAGLPGVAVWAGPGGYVFTRVEGVICHVGPAGGDDAAACTQIVLAAARLAAADRLTVSVAAFGAQPVARALVEAGYRIEDQDTLMVSRPGLFDLERYVPHTDLG; encoded by the coding sequence ATGGGTGAACCGATCGTGCGGGACGCGGCGCCGGGTGACCTGGCGGAGGTCCGGGCCATCGCGGACGAGCACGAGATCCGCGCCGGCTGGCCGGACGGCGCACCCGACTTCCTCGATCTGGAGCGCGCCGCCGGGCGGCTGATGGTCGCCGTGGCGGGCGACGGCGTCGTCGAGGGCTTCGCCGGCACGTTGACCCGTGGGACGCTCACCCACCTCGGTGATCTGTTCATCGCGGCGCGGGCGCAGTCCGGCGGCCATGGCCGCCGGTTGCTCGACGCGGTCCTGCCGCCCGCCGGGGCGGACGTCGTGACCTTCGCGTCCTCGGACCGGCGGGCGCAGGCGCTGTACCTGCGGTACGGGCTGGTGCCCGGGCAGCCACTCTGGTACCTGCGCGGTGGACCGGCGGCACGGCTCGGCGTTGGCGCCGAGCTCAGGGCCGCGTCGAGCGAGGAGGTCGCCGGGCTGGACGCCGCGGCCAGCGGCGGCGAACGGGCCCGGCACCTGGCCTGGTACGCCGGCCTGCCCGGCGTCGCGGTCTGGGCCGGCCCGGGTGGCTACGTGTTCACCCGTGTCGAGGGCGTCATCTGCCATGTCGGCCCGGCCGGGGGCGACGACGCCGCGGCGTGCACCCAGATCGTGCTCGCCGCGGCGCGCCTGGCCGCCGCGGACCGGCTGACCGTGAGCGTGGCCGCGTTCGGCGCGCAGCCGGTCGCGCGTGCCCTGGTCGAGGCCGGCTACCGGATCGAGGACCAGGACACCCTGATGGTCAGCCGGCCCGGCCTGTTCGACCTCGAGCGTTACGTCCCGCACACCGATCTCGGCTGA
- a CDS encoding SRPBCC domain-containing protein, giving the protein MAKTAGQPCAVAARTTAKATQIYQVFIKATPERIWAAITDPDQTVRYFHGARIENTPTWHASYGPDGAKWGDGPVFEWDPPRRLAHQWSSLYDAELAMEQPSRVIWEIEPRDGGCCLLTVTHDRLEGAPKTAESVSGAGWMFVLSGLKTLLETGQPLLGGGAGS; this is encoded by the coding sequence TTGGCGAAGACGGCGGGCCAGCCGTGCGCGGTCGCCGCGCGGACCACGGCGAAGGCGACCCAGATCTACCAGGTGTTCATCAAGGCCACCCCGGAGCGGATCTGGGCCGCGATCACCGACCCGGACCAGACCGTCCGCTACTTCCACGGCGCCCGCATCGAGAACACGCCCACCTGGCACGCGTCCTACGGTCCGGATGGGGCGAAGTGGGGCGATGGCCCGGTGTTCGAGTGGGACCCGCCGCGGCGGCTGGCCCACCAGTGGAGCTCGCTGTACGACGCGGAGCTGGCGATGGAGCAGCCGAGCCGGGTGATCTGGGAGATCGAGCCGCGCGACGGCGGCTGCTGCCTGCTGACCGTCACGCACGACCGGCTCGAAGGCGCGCCGAAGACGGCCGAGAGTGTGTCCGGAGCGGGCTGGATGTTCGTGCTCAGCGGCCTGAAGACCCTGCTGGAGACCGGCCAGCCGCTGCTCGGCGGTGGCGCCGGGTCCTGA